A portion of the Deinococcus peraridilitoris DSM 19664 genome contains these proteins:
- a CDS encoding beta-ketoacyl-ACP synthase III has product MSIGITALGAYLPARALHNTELEQHLDTNHDWIVQRTGIHQRHLAAEGQSSSALAIQAVADLLRRCGERTLEGVGMVIVATGTPDEQGGGTALAVSRHFGLSAGAFDLSAACSGWVYGLSVAQGYIRAGICQKVLVIGAEVFSRIVDWQDRTSAILFGDGASAAVVERVGEGFGFLASTRGTDGLGGKFLHASALASCLPDGTLMRDKITMDGKEVYKFAVRTIVASARETVRQAGVSWDDIALLVPHQANARIIEAAREQLGLAREKVVVTVDQHANTSAASVGLALTNALDAGRLHRGDHVLLVSFGAGLNWAATLLRWSGVLESSGTPRTLQAI; this is encoded by the coding sequence TTGTCCATTGGAATCACGGCGCTCGGAGCATATTTGCCTGCACGGGCCCTGCACAACACGGAGCTTGAACAACACCTCGACACCAACCACGACTGGATCGTGCAGCGCACGGGAATTCACCAGCGCCACCTGGCCGCCGAGGGTCAGAGCAGCTCGGCACTCGCCATTCAAGCAGTCGCGGATTTGCTGCGCCGCTGTGGGGAACGGACGCTGGAAGGCGTCGGAATGGTCATCGTGGCGACGGGCACTCCCGACGAGCAGGGGGGCGGCACGGCCCTGGCCGTCAGTCGGCATTTCGGTTTGTCGGCAGGTGCCTTCGACCTGTCAGCCGCGTGTTCCGGCTGGGTCTATGGCCTCAGCGTGGCGCAGGGTTACATTCGCGCCGGTATCTGTCAGAAGGTGTTGGTGATCGGCGCGGAGGTGTTCAGTCGCATCGTGGACTGGCAGGACCGTACCTCGGCGATCCTGTTCGGAGACGGCGCCAGCGCAGCGGTCGTGGAGCGCGTCGGGGAAGGCTTTGGCTTTCTGGCCTCCACCCGCGGCACCGACGGTCTGGGGGGAAAGTTTCTGCACGCCAGCGCGCTCGCTTCGTGTCTGCCCGACGGCACCCTGATGCGCGACAAGATCACCATGGACGGCAAGGAAGTGTACAAGTTCGCCGTGCGGACGATTGTCGCCAGCGCCCGCGAAACGGTCCGTCAGGCTGGCGTGTCCTGGGACGACATTGCCCTGCTGGTGCCGCACCAGGCCAACGCGCGCATCATCGAAGCAGCCCGCGAACAGCTGGGTCTGGCGCGCGAAAAAGTTGTGGTTACGGTGGACCAGCACGCCAATACCTCGGCGGCCAGCGTGGGACTCGCCCTCACGAACGCGCTGGATGCCGGGCGCCTGCACCGCGGTGATCACGTGCTGCTGGTGTCCTTCGGAGCGGGTCTGAACTGGGCGGCGACCCTGCTGCGCTGGAGTGGGGTACTCGAGTCATCGGGCACGCCACGAACCCTGCAGGCGATCTGA
- a CDS encoding response regulator yields MLESGAAPAPPVHILLVEDDLNDAELACEVFRQINVPHEVHRVDHAEGALTYLSDLGPAGPNPRPGLVILDLRLPQQSGFDVLRRLKDDRQLNTIPVLVLTGSPAEKDIWSSYHLHANAYIVKPGNAEGFMTVLRQLAEFYLRVVLLPPPAPPPNRNQR; encoded by the coding sequence ATGCTCGAATCCGGCGCCGCACCTGCCCCACCCGTCCATATCCTGCTGGTAGAGGATGACCTTAACGATGCGGAGTTGGCCTGCGAAGTCTTCCGGCAGATCAACGTGCCGCACGAGGTGCACCGCGTTGACCATGCAGAAGGGGCCCTGACGTATCTGAGCGACCTGGGCCCTGCCGGGCCCAATCCCCGGCCCGGTCTCGTTATTCTCGATCTGCGCCTGCCTCAACAAAGCGGCTTCGACGTCCTCCGGCGGCTGAAGGATGACCGACAGCTCAACACCATTCCGGTGCTGGTACTGACGGGCTCACCCGCCGAGAAAGACATCTGGAGCAGTTATCACCTGCATGCCAACGCCTACATCGTCAAGCCGGGGAACGCGGAGGGCTTTATGACCGTGCTGCGGCAGTTGGCGGAATTTTACCTGCGCGTCGTCCTGCTGCCGCCACCCGCTCCTCCACCGAACCGCAACCAACGCTGA
- a CDS encoding response regulator yields the protein MSQTTLEILLVEDSEADILLAEMAFMELDVPHRLHIARDGIDALGYLGQQGVRPDCPRPDLILLDLNMPRMGGLEFLREIKVHPEWRSIPVIVLTTSSAEGDVWESYHRYANAYMNKPTSLEQFVENMRHLSVFWRAVATLPPERPPGA from the coding sequence ATGTCCCAAACCACCCTTGAAATTCTGCTGGTCGAGGACAGCGAGGCCGATATTCTGCTCGCCGAGATGGCGTTCATGGAACTCGATGTGCCCCACCGGCTGCACATTGCCCGCGACGGGATCGACGCCCTCGGTTATCTGGGTCAGCAGGGTGTCCGGCCGGACTGTCCCCGGCCCGATCTGATCCTGCTCGACCTGAACATGCCCCGCATGGGTGGTCTGGAGTTTCTGCGCGAAATCAAGGTGCACCCGGAATGGCGCAGCATTCCGGTGATCGTGCTGACCACCTCCAGCGCTGAAGGTGACGTGTGGGAGAGCTACCACCGTTATGCCAACGCCTACATGAACAAGCCGACCTCCCTGGAACAGTTCGTGGAGAACATGCGCCACCTCAGCGTGTTCTGGCGCGCGGTGGCCACCCTCCCCCCAGAACGGCCGCCCGGTGCCTGA
- a CDS encoding response regulator: MLNILLVEDNWADAYITQESFAALGEQCRLHCVDSGEAALAFLERNDRPDVVLLDLNLPGMNGFDVLEHLRSHPTFQDTVAIALLGSSNEMAWWRDQGMRPDAFLTKPVDPVEALAVWRQAQGQANDD; the protein is encoded by the coding sequence ATGCTGAACATCCTCCTTGTAGAAGACAACTGGGCCGACGCGTACATCACTCAGGAATCGTTTGCGGCACTCGGCGAACAATGCCGTCTGCACTGTGTCGACAGTGGTGAAGCCGCCCTGGCGTTTCTGGAACGCAACGACCGGCCTGACGTGGTCCTGCTCGATCTGAATCTGCCGGGAATGAACGGCTTCGACGTGCTCGAACACTTACGTTCCCACCCGACCTTCCAGGATACGGTCGCCATTGCCCTGCTCGGTTCGTCGAACGAAATGGCCTGGTGGCGTGACCAGGGCATGCGCCCCGACGCGTTCCTGACCAAGCCGGTCGATCCTGTCGAGGCGCTGGCCGTCTGGCGGCAGGCGCAGGGTCAGGCAAACGATGACTGA
- a CDS encoding M14 family metallopeptidase, producing MAHLEPGHFHLYDELTRYLQMVAAEYPHLTRLRSIGKSYQGRDIWVMALTQENTGPAEEKPGYWIDANIHAGEVTGGATCLYTIQYLVTRYGADDQVTRLLDAHALYIAPRLTPDGTEHYLTTPDIPRSSVRLYPFADERGGLSPEDIDGNGLILEMRVRDPKGAWKVSEHDSRLMRPREFHEQGGVYYHRFVEGRVRDFNGYTMRDAPPRFGLDLNRNFPHGWAPEGTQKGAGPFPVSEPETRAVADFFARHKNINGVQSYHTFSGVILRPYAAQGDDAFPTHDLTVYKRLGQRGTDLTGYPNTSVFHGFRYDPKSVLSGGFFDWLYDHLGVIAFANELWDVIGEAGVKERDFIGWFREHPEEDDLKLLAFNDQHELGGFHSWTPFSHPELGEVEIGGWDYKRFWQNAPEKFLPDIAHKNMLFTLEHAEASPRLNIRRFEALPIASGVYRVVAVLENLGYLPTYTSAKARERQVVEPIRVTLNVPAEAQLVSGERTQDAGHLEGRSGSGANWIGAGGATGQEVKLEWVVQANDGCAVQLTAVAQRAGTVRAALMLQ from the coding sequence ATGGCACACCTCGAACCCGGCCATTTTCACTTGTACGACGAACTGACCCGCTACCTGCAGATGGTCGCTGCAGAGTACCCGCACCTCACGCGGCTGCGGTCCATCGGCAAGAGTTATCAGGGGCGCGACATCTGGGTAATGGCCCTCACGCAGGAAAACACTGGCCCGGCCGAGGAGAAGCCGGGTTACTGGATTGACGCCAACATTCACGCAGGTGAAGTGACGGGCGGTGCCACCTGTCTTTACACCATTCAGTACCTTGTCACCCGCTACGGCGCGGACGATCAGGTCACGCGGCTGCTCGACGCTCACGCGCTGTACATCGCGCCGCGCCTGACGCCCGACGGAACCGAACACTACCTCACCACCCCCGACATTCCCCGCTCCAGTGTGCGGCTCTACCCCTTTGCCGACGAGCGCGGCGGCCTTTCACCCGAAGACATCGACGGAAACGGTCTGATCCTGGAGATGCGTGTCCGCGACCCCAAGGGGGCCTGGAAGGTCAGCGAACACGATTCACGCCTGATGCGTCCTCGTGAATTTCACGAGCAGGGTGGCGTGTATTACCACCGTTTCGTGGAGGGCCGCGTGCGGGACTTCAACGGTTACACGATGCGCGACGCACCGCCCCGGTTCGGGCTGGACCTCAACCGCAACTTTCCGCACGGCTGGGCGCCCGAAGGGACCCAGAAGGGCGCGGGCCCCTTTCCGGTGTCAGAACCCGAAACCCGCGCGGTCGCCGATTTTTTCGCGCGGCACAAGAACATCAACGGCGTGCAGTCCTATCACACCTTCTCCGGAGTGATTCTGCGTCCCTACGCCGCGCAGGGCGACGATGCCTTCCCGACGCACGACCTCACCGTGTATAAACGGCTGGGGCAACGCGGCACCGACCTCACGGGCTACCCCAACACTTCAGTCTTTCACGGCTTTCGCTATGATCCCAAAAGCGTGCTGTCAGGCGGATTCTTCGACTGGCTGTACGATCACCTGGGCGTCATCGCTTTTGCCAATGAACTGTGGGACGTGATCGGTGAAGCGGGCGTCAAGGAGCGCGATTTTATCGGCTGGTTCCGCGAGCACCCCGAAGAAGACGATCTGAAACTGCTGGCCTTCAATGACCAGCACGAACTGGGAGGCTTTCATTCCTGGACGCCCTTTTCGCATCCTGAACTCGGTGAAGTCGAGATTGGCGGCTGGGATTACAAGCGCTTCTGGCAAAACGCGCCCGAGAAGTTCCTGCCGGACATCGCTCACAAGAACATGCTCTTCACGCTGGAGCATGCCGAGGCGTCCCCACGCCTGAACATCCGGCGTTTCGAGGCGCTGCCGATCGCCTCGGGTGTCTACCGGGTCGTGGCGGTGCTGGAAAACCTGGGTTATCTGCCCACCTACACTTCCGCCAAGGCGCGCGAACGGCAGGTTGTGGAGCCGATCCGTGTGACGTTGAATGTTCCGGCGGAGGCGCAGCTTGTGTCCGGCGAGCGCACGCAGGACGCCGGGCACCTGGAGGGCCGCTCGGGCAGCGGTGCAAATTGGATTGGCGCGGGCGGCGCGACTGGACAGGAAGTCAAACTGGAATGGGTGGTGCAGGCGAACGACGGGTGTGCGGTGCAGTTGACGGCAGTGGCCCAGCGCGCCGGCACGGTTCGTGCGGCCTTGATGCTGCAATAA
- a CDS encoding YchJ family protein produces the protein MRARRLNGYHKMMPTPDDYPAFKPCRCGSSRSYQACCQPYLQGRLPAPTAEALMRSRYTAYTLKLEGYLLATWHPGTRPERLDLQHDETRWQGLTVKNAEAGRESDARGRVEFVARYVNRGERSTVHEKSNFAKEDGRWFYVDGVMLS, from the coding sequence TTGCGTGCCCGGCGTCTGAACGGCTATCACAAGATGATGCCCACCCCTGACGACTACCCCGCCTTCAAACCCTGCCGTTGCGGCTCGTCACGTTCCTATCAGGCGTGCTGCCAACCGTACCTGCAAGGACGCTTGCCAGCACCCACGGCCGAGGCGCTCATGCGCTCGCGTTATACGGCCTACACCCTCAAGCTCGAAGGCTACCTGCTTGCAACCTGGCACCCCGGCACCCGCCCCGAACGGCTCGACCTGCAGCACGACGAGACGCGCTGGCAGGGCCTGACCGTCAAAAATGCCGAGGCGGGCAGGGAAAGCGACGCGCGCGGCCGTGTGGAATTTGTTGCCCGTTACGTCAACCGGGGAGAAAGAAGCACCGTGCACGAGAAAAGCAACTTCGCAAAGGAGGACGGACGCTGGTTTTACGTGGACGGCGTCATGCTCAGTTGA
- a CDS encoding HelD family protein, translated as MSSRHPDFPSEEQHLAGTLDSMVRRILELEDGLADVGADEDTAFVQRLDNEAEAQQLSVHVDAPYFGAMVVRAGGKTSKLYLGRYPYYDKAGRYTVSDWRSPVGQLFYTQDTRWKKGEVHLKRQLDIKKRELVRVTDLYAREGVNEVSAREDVLLQRLGEGATGGMRDIVSTIQPEQDALIRHPGHRPLVIQGPAGSGKTSLLFHRIAFLAFDGRQEGALDPRNTLVLVPNRVLAGYARRVLPDLRIEGVQVVTPEDWMAEQLRLNVEVTDKTLTLLLGTAERELKRRAWLRAKALGDARMLDVLRAGIVRRYRESLGSERFESSVTVNFEEYTVGLDGPALSEILDDIAPRSLLSGLREAFVRRLVERGWQDLEALGVSDGAYRAAKSQLEYDAAKLMGRAFRAASPITEVRRLLREPGELAAAARGILSEARVKALLTPDPAAYLPSARTGSVDTLELPLMLAVKAITEGFGRKSASGARPYDHILVDEGQDLSPLLYRLLSDAAQAGSITVAGDINQGIHGYRAISFWTEALEQLRTSPDDQVHHLQRTYRSTRQIVGLASQVARSFARDEALEAVAVPRDGQQVSVLIRGSGADRAAAAVQDALKSGFANVGVILRHGRHAEALARALGERDVHAQVIDTQHKVYGGGVVVMPANLTKGLEFDAAIVVGADESSYPGDVEYETRLLYVAVTRGMHALWLIPDGELHPLLRPQVVGA; from the coding sequence GTGAGTTCCCGGCACCCCGACTTTCCTTCTGAAGAGCAACATCTGGCGGGCACGCTGGACAGTATGGTCAGGCGCATCCTGGAGCTGGAAGACGGTCTCGCGGACGTGGGCGCCGACGAGGACACCGCCTTTGTGCAGCGGCTCGACAATGAGGCCGAGGCGCAGCAGCTCTCGGTTCACGTGGACGCGCCGTACTTCGGCGCAATGGTGGTGCGCGCGGGCGGCAAGACCAGCAAGCTGTACCTGGGCCGCTACCCGTACTACGACAAAGCGGGCCGCTACACCGTCAGCGACTGGCGCAGCCCGGTCGGGCAGCTGTTCTACACTCAGGATACCCGCTGGAAAAAGGGCGAGGTGCACCTCAAACGGCAGCTCGACATCAAAAAGCGCGAGCTGGTGCGTGTCACCGACCTTTACGCGCGCGAAGGGGTAAACGAGGTCTCGGCGCGAGAGGATGTGCTGCTGCAACGCCTGGGCGAGGGGGCCACGGGTGGCATGCGCGATATCGTCAGTACCATTCAGCCCGAGCAGGACGCCCTGATCCGTCATCCCGGGCACCGGCCGCTGGTCATTCAGGGCCCGGCGGGCAGCGGCAAGACCTCGCTGCTGTTTCACCGCATCGCCTTTCTGGCGTTCGATGGCCGTCAGGAAGGCGCCCTCGATCCGCGCAACACGCTGGTATTGGTCCCGAACCGCGTGCTGGCCGGATACGCCCGGCGGGTGCTGCCAGATCTGCGCATCGAGGGCGTGCAGGTCGTCACCCCGGAAGACTGGATGGCCGAACAGCTGCGCCTGAACGTCGAGGTGACCGACAAGACCCTCACGCTGCTGCTGGGCACCGCCGAGCGTGAGTTGAAACGGCGCGCCTGGCTGCGCGCCAAGGCCCTGGGCGACGCGCGCATGCTGGACGTGCTGCGCGCCGGCATCGTGCGGCGCTACCGCGAGAGCCTCGGGAGCGAACGCTTCGAATCGAGCGTCACCGTGAACTTCGAGGAGTACACCGTCGGCCTCGACGGGCCTGCACTGAGCGAAATCCTGGATGACATTGCGCCGCGGTCGCTGCTGAGCGGTCTGCGTGAAGCGTTCGTGCGGCGCCTGGTGGAGCGCGGCTGGCAGGACCTCGAAGCGCTCGGGGTCAGCGACGGCGCCTACCGCGCGGCGAAAAGCCAGCTGGAGTACGACGCCGCCAAGTTGATGGGGCGGGCCTTTCGGGCGGCCTCCCCCATCACCGAGGTGCGCCGCCTGCTGCGTGAGCCGGGCGAACTCGCTGCTGCGGCGCGTGGCATTCTCAGTGAGGCGCGCGTCAAGGCCCTGCTCACCCCGGACCCGGCCGCTTACCTGCCCAGCGCGCGAACCGGCAGTGTGGACACCCTGGAGCTGCCCCTGATGCTCGCCGTGAAGGCCATCACCGAGGGCTTCGGGCGCAAAAGTGCCTCGGGCGCGCGGCCCTACGATCACATCCTGGTCGACGAGGGACAGGATCTGAGCCCGCTGCTCTACCGGCTGCTGTCCGACGCGGCGCAGGCGGGCAGCATCACGGTCGCGGGCGACATCAATCAGGGAATTCACGGCTACCGGGCCATCTCGTTCTGGACCGAGGCGCTCGAACAGCTGCGCACCTCCCCCGATGACCAGGTGCATCACCTGCAGCGCACGTACCGCTCGACCCGGCAGATCGTGGGGCTGGCGTCGCAGGTCGCGCGCTCTTTCGCGCGCGACGAAGCGCTGGAAGCGGTCGCGGTGCCCCGTGACGGTCAGCAGGTGAGCGTGCTGATCCGGGGCAGTGGGGCCGACCGCGCCGCGGCTGCCGTGCAGGACGCGCTGAAGTCGGGCTTTGCCAACGTGGGGGTGATTCTGCGTCACGGTCGGCATGCCGAGGCGCTCGCGCGGGCGCTGGGCGAGCGCGACGTGCACGCGCAGGTCATCGATACGCAACACAAGGTCTACGGGGGCGGCGTGGTCGTGATGCCCGCCAACCTGACCAAGGGCCTGGAATTCGACGCGGCGATTGTGGTGGGCGCCGACGAAAGCAGTTACCCGGGTGATGTCGAGTACGAAACCCGCCTGCTGTACGTCGCCGTGACGCGTGGCATGCACGCCCTGTGGCTGATTCCGGACGGGGAGCTGCACCCGCTGCTGCGTCCACAGGTGGTGGGCGCGTGA
- a CDS encoding CHAP domain-containing protein codes for MPLFLRLCRDQIALLDVTHSELWGTEVADGELNSERRLVQYKNGGSRRPEIHDLIVFAPHSINQQSGHVAIVIGATDKGIIIAQQNVDAAFTQTFNFSRSIGSTYQINSDYATILGWLRRK; via the coding sequence ATGCCGCTCTTTTTGCGTTTATGCCGCGATCAAATCGCCCTTCTGGACGTTACCCACTCCGAGTTGTGGGGTACTGAGGTTGCCGATGGTGAGTTAAATAGTGAACGGCGTTTGGTGCAATACAAGAATGGGGGATCCCGCCGCCCTGAAATCCATGACTTGATTGTGTTTGCTCCCCACAGTATTAATCAGCAATCGGGCCACGTTGCGATTGTGATAGGGGCGACGGACAAGGGCATCATCATTGCGCAGCAAAATGTGGACGCCGCGTTCACTCAAACGTTCAATTTTTCGAGAAGCATTGGATCGACGTATCAAATCAATTCGGATTACGCGACTATTCTCGGTTGGCTGAGGAGAAAATAA
- a CDS encoding IS4 family transposase — MSLQEAALTDPTKLGEVFKHHLPFLRRDTLQRLADVVTALIQARSTKHARLALHLPGHASSSVKLRRVERCLHDPQLDQDVFLKLLLPLLPDDKLVMTMDRTNWEYGEADLNVLVLGVVLEGFTLPLVWTALPHGGSSDTRTRERLVARLLKVLPAKQWRVLVADREFVGREWFAFLRRRGVKRCLRIRGDSRVDDLRLDEGWAYVEPGQVVGLLEKANIYGQVMQLVVTRTPEGELLALATDLKIDETRGVYHLRWSVESTFSAQKSRGFDLEASAMTKPARLERLVGVVTLAMAWCLRIGTWCHEQRPIKRKKHGRRAVSLVKYGLERLAAALRWGTSDRTILLSLVMQPFPAPIQHSAQDVGY, encoded by the coding sequence GTGTCGCTCCAAGAAGCCGCTCTGACTGATCCTACCAAGCTCGGCGAGGTGTTCAAACACCATTTGCCCTTTCTGCGCCGAGACACCCTGCAACGCCTCGCCGACGTCGTCACCGCTCTGATCCAAGCGCGTTCGACCAAGCACGCTCGGCTCGCACTTCATCTGCCCGGACACGCCAGCAGTTCAGTCAAGCTGCGCCGCGTCGAGCGCTGCCTACACGACCCTCAGCTCGATCAGGACGTTTTTTTGAAGCTGCTCTTGCCGCTCCTCCCTGATGACAAGCTCGTCATGACGATGGACCGTACGAACTGGGAGTACGGCGAAGCCGACTTGAACGTCCTTGTGCTCGGCGTGGTGCTTGAAGGCTTCACATTACCGCTGGTGTGGACGGCCCTGCCCCATGGGGGCAGCAGCGACACCAGGACACGCGAGCGTCTGGTCGCTCGACTGCTGAAGGTGCTGCCTGCGAAGCAATGGCGCGTTCTGGTCGCTGATCGAGAGTTCGTGGGGCGGGAGTGGTTTGCCTTTCTCAGGCGTCGGGGTGTGAAACGCTGTTTGCGCATTCGAGGCGACAGCCGCGTGGATGATTTGCGGCTCGATGAGGGATGGGCGTACGTCGAGCCGGGACAGGTGGTCGGCCTGCTGGAGAAAGCCAATATCTACGGTCAGGTCATGCAACTGGTGGTGACGCGCACGCCCGAGGGTGAACTGCTCGCCCTGGCCACCGACCTGAAAATCGACGAGACCAGAGGCGTGTACCACTTGAGGTGGTCGGTAGAAAGCACCTTCAGCGCGCAGAAATCGAGGGGGTTCGACCTTGAGGCGAGTGCGATGACCAAACCCGCTCGGTTGGAGCGGCTGGTCGGCGTAGTGACGCTGGCGATGGCTTGGTGCTTGCGGATCGGTACATGGTGCCACGAGCAGCGGCCCATCAAGCGCAAAAAGCACGGACGCCGGGCGGTGAGTCTCGTCAAGTACGGCTTGGAACGCCTTGCTGCCGCTTTGCGCTGGGGAACGAGTGATCGAACCATCCTCCTGAGCCTCGTCATGCAACCTTTTCCCGCTCCAATACAGCACTCAGCTCAAGATGTGGGGTACTGA
- a CDS encoding eCIS core domain-containing protein: protein MRRQLEQRLHIAPEYLARVRVHTGSAAHAFAKSIGALAATNGADIFFQQGQYDPNSRSGLELLGHEVTHVVQQLSGRVRGSGLDPDAGLEREAQEAGTRLVERAALGPMDSRAAQRSSGHANLAPSAPLQRQRDPNAPSSAHKKLPAWHRDFTGTLAGKSVTVSLRRTGDKLHGRYRYARQEGWLTLEGTVNLDGGRKFVHFTERDEHKKITGAFQGEFKGERGEFLVGQWTSAKSQRSFDFSFTLKTVHQNPAVPRTEPHKPRTPAPKWARLYGGTLADSTLRLDLKQDGGTVSGTFELGTVGAGSCEGKQEGSELIVTATYVSGKFRGQTRTVTGQLDTKGKTFSGSWTDGKKAWKLTLQEGGAPERENRKPALPDGLQAKVIAALPEAMTRAPKTIRTQDAERHVPLILDACRNAGVTDPAQIAYILVTAGWETFMGMDGWMVERPPAKTLARTKLTEEQYFEAKYGHTTRIGVNELGNSRPGDGYRYRGRGFVQLTGRANYVKWTTRLKNDGFKIDGKFPDLVQQPELVATNKVLAAKILVEGMHDGTFTGKKLGMYISSSENRQDFKGARQTVNGQDAAESLANSANHLLGQLNPEKKPDKTPDVQDLPHDQQRELVTRGMAAWGTEIGEVNGVKAFFNARDTGEKGRHYSTDGKAYDYGLKWQCVEFVRRYYYDRFGHAFTTKGHAHSYFSPHVADLSTPHLELSAVLEREKVA, encoded by the coding sequence GTGCGCCGCCAGCTCGAACAGCGCCTGCACATCGCCCCGGAGTACCTGGCGCGCGTCCGCGTCCACACCGGAAGTGCCGCGCACGCCTTTGCCAAGAGCATTGGCGCACTGGCGGCCACGAACGGCGCTGACATCTTTTTTCAGCAGGGACAATACGATCCCAACAGCAGGAGTGGTCTGGAACTGCTGGGTCACGAAGTCACCCATGTAGTTCAGCAGCTCTCGGGCCGGGTGCGGGGATCAGGCCTCGATCCCGACGCCGGGCTGGAACGCGAAGCCCAAGAAGCGGGCACCCGGTTGGTAGAGAGGGCAGCACTGGGGCCAATGGACAGTCGGGCCGCGCAGCGTTCGTCAGGACATGCCAACCTTGCACCCTCAGCGCCGTTGCAACGCCAGCGGGACCCGAACGCGCCCAGCTCTGCCCATAAAAAGCTCCCCGCGTGGCACCGCGACTTCACGGGAACGCTGGCGGGCAAAAGCGTCACGGTGTCGCTGCGCCGCACTGGAGACAAGCTTCACGGACGCTACCGGTACGCCCGGCAGGAAGGCTGGCTCACCCTGGAGGGTACGGTCAATCTGGACGGCGGGCGCAAGTTTGTGCATTTCACCGAACGTGACGAGCACAAAAAGATCACCGGAGCGTTTCAGGGCGAATTCAAGGGTGAGCGGGGCGAATTTCTGGTGGGACAGTGGACTTCCGCGAAGTCGCAGCGCTCGTTCGACTTCAGTTTCACCCTGAAAACCGTCCACCAGAACCCTGCAGTGCCCAGGACCGAACCGCACAAGCCCCGCACGCCGGCGCCGAAATGGGCGCGCCTGTATGGGGGAACTCTCGCCGACAGCACTCTGCGCCTCGACCTCAAGCAGGACGGCGGCACCGTGAGCGGCACGTTCGAGTTGGGGACTGTGGGAGCGGGCAGCTGCGAGGGCAAACAGGAAGGCAGCGAACTGATCGTCACGGCAACCTACGTCAGCGGAAAATTCCGGGGCCAGACACGCACGGTGACCGGGCAGCTGGACACAAAAGGTAAAACTTTTTCCGGAAGCTGGACAGACGGCAAGAAGGCATGGAAGCTCACGCTACAGGAGGGCGGCGCACCTGAGCGTGAAAACAGGAAGCCAGCTCTTCCCGACGGCCTGCAGGCCAAGGTGATCGCTGCCCTCCCAGAGGCCATGACCAGAGCGCCCAAAACGATCCGCACGCAGGACGCCGAGCGTCACGTTCCCTTGATTCTCGATGCCTGCCGCAACGCGGGTGTGACCGACCCTGCCCAAATTGCCTACATCCTCGTGACCGCCGGCTGGGAAACGTTCATGGGCATGGACGGCTGGATGGTGGAACGGCCGCCCGCCAAGACTCTTGCTCGGACAAAATTAACTGAAGAGCAGTACTTCGAGGCGAAATATGGGCACACGACGAGAATAGGGGTCAACGAGTTGGGCAATTCTCGTCCCGGAGACGGTTACCGCTACCGAGGGCGAGGATTCGTGCAGCTCACGGGCCGGGCCAACTATGTCAAATGGACCACACGCCTGAAAAACGACGGGTTTAAAATTGATGGCAAATTTCCCGACCTGGTCCAGCAGCCCGAACTGGTTGCTACGAACAAGGTTCTGGCCGCAAAAATTCTGGTCGAGGGCATGCACGACGGCACGTTCACAGGAAAAAAGCTCGGCATGTATATTTCGAGCAGTGAAAATCGCCAGGACTTTAAGGGGGCACGGCAAACAGTCAATGGACAGGACGCAGCTGAGTCCTTGGCAAACAGCGCCAACCATCTGTTGGGCCAGCTGAACCCCGAGAAGAAACCGGATAAAACCCCCGATGTTCAGGACCTCCCGCATGACCAACAACGAGAACTGGTCACGCGTGGGATGGCCGCGTGGGGCACAGAAATTGGAGAGGTGAACGGCGTTAAGGCCTTCTTCAATGCCCGGGATACCGGCGAAAAGGGTCGACACTACTCAACCGATGGCAAAGCATACGACTACGGGCTTAAATGGCAGTGCGTGGAGTTCGTGCGCCGCTACTACTACGATCGATTTGGCCACGCATTTACCACCAAGGGCCATGCGCACAGCTACTTCAGCCCACATGTTGCCGATCTCAGTACCCCACATCTTGAGCTGAGTGCTGTATTGGAGCGGGAAAAGGTTGCATGA